Genomic segment of Pseudomonas sp. DY-1:
GCCCTGAGTTTCACCGAGCTGCAGCAGCAGTTGCAGCCCCACTTCGAGGTCCACGTCTTCGAACATGACTACGAGCGGATCACGCCTTGGGGCGGCAAGTCCGGGAATGCATTGTTTGTCTGCGTGAAGCGCTAAGAACCGGTCAGCGATCAGTTGATCGTCGGCCATGCAGCTACGCAACTCAGGGCCAGCCCTACTTCTTGCCGCCTCTGATGTTGCCCACCACGCCACCGGCGACGGCACCGACTGCGGCGCCGGTCCAGCCGCTACCGCCAGCGATGGCCGCAATACCGGCGCCGGCCGCGGCACCGATTGCGGCACCACTCAAGGTACCCTGCTGCTGGGAACTCATCGAGGTGCAGCCGATCAGGCCCGCCGCGACGAGGACGGCGGCAAACGCTTGGAACCCTTTCATGTTCTTCTCCGCTACTTGTTCTGCTGCAAGCCGGGCACGACCATCTCGAACCAGATGGTCTCGATGACCGGCCGCTTCACGCGGTCGGGGTTGGTGGCATACCACTGGTCGAGTCCATCGCGCACGGTGTCGAGCGTGTGGCCCTTCAGGCCTCTGCCGAAACGGGGAATCAGACTCTGTTCATCGGACGGCGGCTTGGTCGCGTGGTAGGCCGCCTCCACCTCGAACGCGTTGGCAATACCAATGAGATAGGCTTTCTTGAGCTCCGGCGATGATTGCGTCCATTGCTCGCCGGTAATCATGGGCACCTTGTCAGCGCCCCACGCCGTCGCCAGGGTCACGCTCAGCGCCAATGCCAGCATGCCCATCCGAACTGTCTTCATCGTCTCCTCTCCTCGTCAGGCTGAACCCCACGCCGTGGCCGGCCTCCCTGCCCGATCGCTGGCAGGGAGGCCGTATCGATGACTCAGTAAGTGTAGGTGGAGGGGGTGCAAACCGCGGCAGCCATCATCTTCACGATCACTTGACCCGCCCGTTGGATGGCCGGTGAATCGCGATTTCACTCAAGGCCAAGAGGGCGCCTTTGCCGGATAGCCGGGCAATCCCGGCCATCCCTGTTTGCAGGATCCAGACAATCGCTGGATTACCGGAGCAGCTATGAGCCGTTCAGTCGTGACAGGTTGGGATGGTATTTCCGCACCGATAGTGCGTTACCGCACCGAATGCTGGGTTCCCAAAGGGCTATATCCAGAACTCTATCCATGGCCAGGGACTGACCAGCACTGCACTGGAGAAAGCGATGAGAAGCAAGCTGGAGAACCGACTGGAGGGGAAGCTCGCTGCAATTCTTCCTGAACATGTCGTCAAGTGTTCATATGGGGCGGACGGCATCGTGGCTGTCGCGATTGAAAAGCCCGCAACGAAGGAAAGCTGGTGGATCACCGGAATCGCCATGCAATCGTTGATTAGGAAGGAGACGCTGACAGAAACCGCCGAGCAGATTCTGGTCGAGGTCAATGCCGCGAGCGGGGGGGGCACTGAATTGCTGGCAGATCAGGCCGCCAGTGCGCAGTAGCACAGGCTCGATCATCGCCTTCCAATCAAACGACTTTGATGAGATGTGCATGTACTTCGGCGGTCAGCAGTTCGATACGCACCGTCAACTCTTTGGTAAGCGCTGTGAGCTGAGTGTTTTGCTCCAGCAGTTCCAGCAACTGAGCGCTGGTTTTTGCCGCATTTGCGTGGTGCCGTTCATTGGTGACTGCAAGTGCCTCCCGATGTTTTGCATCCGCTTCGGCATGCGCTTTGTCTCGAGCGGCCTGACGTGTTTGTGCAAGCAGAATCAGGGGCGCGGCATACGCTGCCTGGAGACTGAAGGCCAGGTTGAGCAGGATGAACGGATAGATGTCGAAGTGCGCCAGGCCGGCGACGTTTACACCTATCCACGCCATGACAACCA
This window contains:
- a CDS encoding YMGG-like glycine zipper-containing protein translates to MKGFQAFAAVLVAAGLIGCTSMSSQQQGTLSGAAIGAAAGAGIAAIAGGSGWTGAAVGAVAGGVVGNIRGGKK
- a CDS encoding DUF1003 domain-containing protein, with protein sequence MKTSPSNTAPLAETDHLRFHRPHEHLAPTFGNDQFALKAEAFARFFGTPLFLGAQTLVVMAWIGVNVAGLAHFDIYPFILLNLAFSLQAAYAAPLILLAQTRQAARDKAHAEADAKHREALAVTNERHHANAAKTSAQLLELLEQNTQLTALTKELTVRIELLTAEVHAHLIKVV